The following coding sequences are from one Oceaniferula flava window:
- a CDS encoding coproporphyrinogen III oxidase yields MKPIASAQQAYELVTGLQTSFVEGLTQCCQDAGTPVEFELVEWQRDGGKHGGGSRYGCADNAVFNRASVNVSHIHYEDDPSKKLASATAISTIIHPQNPQAPSVHIHISWTEMKGSGGYWRVMADLNPAIAKDEDTAAFRDAFEQSAPEQLEEGLAQGDKYFYIPALGRHRGVVHFYLEQYQTGNAEQDLEMATRFGYAVIQRYVELLGKRLNEGFSDADRETQLAYHSLYLLQVLTLDRGTTSGLLVHDQNDLGIMGSLPSRVNKPLLQSWVEKVPEVQKGLLQAIVDAIPDNGEVTNEARLDLAQAVRGFYQKHPEALQVQASGNVVPPTVANHR; encoded by the coding sequence ATGAAACCGATCGCATCTGCCCAGCAAGCCTACGAACTCGTCACCGGACTTCAGACCTCCTTTGTCGAGGGTCTCACACAATGTTGCCAAGACGCAGGAACTCCCGTGGAGTTCGAATTAGTCGAATGGCAGCGCGATGGAGGAAAGCACGGTGGAGGCTCACGCTATGGCTGCGCCGACAATGCAGTTTTCAATCGGGCCTCGGTCAATGTTTCCCACATCCACTACGAAGACGATCCGAGTAAAAAATTGGCATCAGCCACGGCGATCTCCACCATCATCCATCCGCAGAACCCTCAGGCTCCATCGGTGCACATCCACATCAGCTGGACCGAGATGAAAGGTAGCGGAGGATACTGGCGGGTCATGGCGGACTTGAACCCTGCCATCGCTAAGGACGAAGACACCGCAGCTTTCCGCGATGCTTTTGAACAGTCGGCTCCCGAGCAATTGGAAGAAGGCCTCGCGCAGGGCGATAAGTATTTCTACATCCCAGCATTGGGCCGCCATCGTGGTGTTGTGCATTTTTACCTTGAGCAATATCAGACTGGAAATGCCGAACAGGATCTGGAAATGGCCACTCGTTTTGGTTACGCCGTCATCCAACGCTATGTTGAGCTGTTAGGGAAACGATTGAACGAGGGTTTCAGCGATGCCGACCGCGAAACTCAGCTCGCCTATCACTCGCTTTACTTGCTCCAGGTGCTCACCCTTGACCGGGGCACAACCTCCGGTCTGTTAGTTCATGACCAGAACGACCTCGGAATCATGGGCTCTCTTCCATCCAGAGTGAATAAGCCGCTGTTGCAATCGTGGGTTGAGAAAGTCCCAGAGGTGCAAAAGGGGTTGTTACAGGCCATTGTCGATGCCATTCCTGACAACGGGGAAGTCACCAACGAGGCTCGCCTGGATCTCGCCCAGGCTGTGCGTGGTTTCTATCAAAAACACCCTGAAGCACTCCAAGTTCAGGCGTCTGGAAATGTTGTGCCGCCAACCGTAGCGAATCATCGCTAG
- a CDS encoding FtsK/SpoIIIE family DNA translocase, whose product MASPKNKLKNQKKDRQPWPNEVLGILLCGGGILLLLSLVSYSPADLVHLPFIGGDATPEAGSVNWIGPVGAFLGYVFLITFGSAAYLLPLTMIWLGVAKLAFDARPSVRTWIGCGVFVLSAAALMGVQNLMLQNWADANGLIGAGGYAGYGLGTKCLEALLNKPGAILVLLCVYLVSLILLTGLHPVAFSKAAYSYVKNWIQQRKERQLAEAEKASARERRRLERDNRLASGPSPSTVASDPKPADPAPARKKPAAKKAKTKPEEIEEPADPQAQLPLKEVPKPQIIDSSLRRKPNADPNAKPFQKKREETVDLSTDEYENYELPGFDLLNIPEHEEPEKEADTDELVAIQKTIIDTLNAFGVEVTAGNITRGPTITRYEVYPSLGLRVSRITQLEADLARATKAESINILAPVPGSDTVGIEIANNEKVAVPLHELLSDPAFASAKKKIPLALGKDVYGNTVIGDLAAMPHLLVAGATGSGKSVCINSIISSILFKFSPNELRFIMVDPKVVEMQMYNSLPHLAVPVVTDPNKVIAALRWVVNEMERRYRMFAECGVRNFDSFNSRELPEKEEPEEPEEVEGAEPEAEEEYDPEHIDSIARALTDGELGPPAMDGSDDDDDEEEEIPDRIPYIVVIIDELADLMQTAPADMEMNIARIAQKARAAGIHLIVATQTPRADVVTGIIKANIPSRIAFQVSSKLDSRVILDVSGADKLVGKGDMLYLPPGSAKLERAQGAFISDEEVEDLVKFCSNQVEQVFEKTVQESIEKGGSGGDEANDVSDADEEIVQKCMEVIRQEKKASTSLLQRRLRLGYTRAARMMDILEERGIIGPGEGAKPREILINVGQDEP is encoded by the coding sequence ATGGCCTCCCCAAAAAACAAACTGAAGAACCAGAAAAAAGACCGCCAACCCTGGCCCAATGAGGTGTTAGGAATTTTATTATGCGGCGGAGGTATCTTACTCCTTCTTTCCTTGGTTTCCTACTCCCCGGCGGATCTGGTGCATCTGCCATTCATCGGCGGTGATGCCACCCCTGAAGCGGGCAGCGTCAACTGGATCGGCCCGGTGGGGGCGTTCTTGGGCTATGTATTTTTAATCACCTTCGGATCGGCAGCCTATTTGTTACCCTTGACCATGATTTGGCTAGGTGTGGCCAAGCTGGCATTCGATGCCCGACCGTCCGTGCGCACCTGGATCGGTTGCGGTGTCTTCGTCCTCAGTGCCGCCGCTCTCATGGGTGTTCAGAATCTCATGCTGCAGAACTGGGCCGATGCCAATGGTTTGATTGGTGCCGGTGGCTACGCAGGATACGGACTGGGAACAAAATGCCTGGAGGCATTGCTGAATAAACCGGGTGCCATTCTGGTCCTGCTATGTGTCTATCTCGTGAGCCTCATTCTACTCACCGGACTTCATCCTGTCGCTTTCAGTAAGGCGGCATATAGTTATGTGAAAAACTGGATTCAGCAACGCAAGGAGCGTCAGCTCGCTGAGGCAGAGAAGGCATCTGCACGCGAGCGTCGCAGACTGGAACGCGACAACCGTCTGGCGAGTGGCCCGTCCCCAAGCACAGTCGCCTCCGACCCCAAACCAGCGGACCCCGCACCGGCCCGCAAGAAGCCTGCTGCGAAAAAGGCAAAGACCAAGCCGGAGGAGATCGAAGAACCTGCGGACCCCCAAGCCCAGCTCCCGCTCAAGGAGGTGCCCAAACCGCAAATCATCGATTCCTCACTGCGCCGTAAGCCCAATGCCGACCCCAATGCCAAGCCCTTCCAGAAGAAGCGTGAGGAGACAGTCGATCTTAGCACCGACGAGTATGAGAACTACGAACTCCCGGGTTTCGATTTGCTCAATATCCCCGAGCACGAAGAGCCGGAGAAGGAAGCCGATACCGATGAGTTAGTTGCCATTCAGAAAACCATCATCGATACCCTCAATGCCTTTGGCGTGGAGGTCACTGCCGGAAATATCACCCGTGGCCCGACCATCACGCGTTACGAGGTCTATCCAAGTCTCGGTTTGCGTGTCAGCCGTATCACTCAGTTAGAGGCCGATTTGGCACGTGCCACCAAGGCGGAAAGCATCAACATCCTCGCTCCCGTTCCTGGTTCCGACACCGTGGGGATTGAAATTGCTAACAACGAAAAGGTCGCCGTGCCGCTGCACGAACTGCTTTCCGATCCCGCCTTCGCCAGCGCCAAGAAGAAGATTCCTCTGGCTCTGGGTAAGGATGTCTACGGTAACACCGTCATCGGCGACCTCGCCGCCATGCCCCACCTGTTAGTGGCTGGTGCCACCGGCTCTGGTAAGTCGGTGTGTATCAACTCCATCATTTCCAGTATCCTGTTCAAGTTCAGCCCGAACGAGCTGCGCTTCATCATGGTCGACCCCAAAGTGGTGGAAATGCAGATGTATAACTCACTGCCGCACCTTGCCGTGCCGGTGGTGACCGATCCTAACAAAGTCATTGCCGCCCTGCGCTGGGTGGTCAATGAAATGGAACGCCGCTACCGCATGTTTGCCGAGTGTGGCGTGCGGAACTTCGATAGCTTTAACTCCCGTGAGCTGCCTGAAAAAGAAGAGCCGGAAGAACCGGAAGAGGTGGAAGGCGCCGAGCCGGAAGCTGAAGAGGAGTATGATCCGGAGCACATCGATTCCATCGCCCGTGCCCTGACCGACGGAGAGCTCGGGCCACCTGCTATGGACGGCTCCGATGATGACGATGACGAAGAGGAGGAGATCCCCGATCGCATTCCATACATCGTGGTGATTATTGATGAGCTGGCCGACCTCATGCAGACCGCTCCTGCGGACATGGAGATGAATATTGCCCGTATCGCCCAGAAGGCGCGTGCGGCTGGGATTCACCTGATTGTTGCCACTCAGACACCGCGTGCGGATGTGGTCACCGGGATCATTAAGGCAAATATCCCAAGCCGGATTGCTTTCCAGGTGTCCTCGAAGCTCGATAGCCGGGTCATCCTCGATGTCTCAGGTGCGGATAAACTCGTCGGTAAAGGAGATATGCTCTATCTGCCACCCGGATCCGCCAAACTCGAGCGTGCTCAGGGGGCCTTTATTTCCGATGAGGAAGTCGAGGACCTCGTCAAATTCTGCTCCAACCAGGTGGAGCAGGTGTTCGAGAAAACCGTGCAGGAGAGTATCGAAAAAGGAGGCTCTGGCGGCGACGAAGCCAACGACGTTTCGGACGCCGACGAGGAGATCGTGCAGAAGTGCATGGAGGTGATTCGTCAGGAGAAAAAGGCCAGCACATCACTGCTGCAGCGCCGACTCCGACTCGGCTACACCCGCGCCGCCCGGATGATGGACATCCTCGAAGAGCGTGGCATCATCGGACCAGGAGAAGGAGCCAAGCCGCGCGAAATTCTCATCAATGTCGGTCAGGATGAGCCTTGA
- a CDS encoding TIGR04282 family arsenosugar biosynthesis glycosyltransferase — translation MRLLLVFLKEPLPGKVKTRLAQDVGHEEAARYYRALVEVLLKQLQGLEKCRIRFCYAPDDANDAIRFWLLPLMNGSSGEEEGVYLSPTALGEKYRQEIDFRPQGEGDLGERMARAFDDGFADGYQHISIIGTDCPDCGARWINAGFSRMASPQRDGIIGPSTDGGYYLLGLKSPCPELFQNIPWSQADVLAKTLVAAGDTNLTLEQLPPLTDIDHIDDWNRAMAGPLGASLKKALGEELDETI, via the coding sequence ATGCGCTTGTTACTCGTCTTTCTCAAAGAACCCCTGCCCGGAAAAGTCAAAACGCGTCTCGCCCAAGACGTCGGTCACGAAGAGGCCGCCCGATACTATCGGGCTTTGGTGGAAGTGCTCTTGAAACAACTTCAGGGGCTGGAGAAATGTCGGATCCGCTTTTGCTACGCACCCGACGACGCCAACGATGCGATTCGTTTCTGGCTGCTCCCACTGATGAACGGCAGCAGCGGCGAGGAAGAAGGAGTCTACCTCTCCCCCACTGCCCTCGGTGAAAAATACCGCCAGGAAATCGACTTCCGACCCCAGGGTGAAGGTGACTTGGGTGAGCGCATGGCCAGAGCTTTTGACGATGGCTTCGCCGATGGTTATCAGCATATTTCCATCATTGGCACTGATTGCCCCGACTGTGGGGCCCGCTGGATCAATGCCGGTTTTTCCCGCATGGCGAGCCCCCAACGTGACGGCATCATCGGACCCAGCACCGACGGAGGCTACTACCTGCTAGGCCTAAAGTCCCCATGCCCAGAACTTTTCCAAAACATCCCATGGAGTCAGGCCGATGTGCTCGCCAAAACGCTCGTAGCGGCTGGCGACACGAACCTAACACTGGAACAACTTCCGCCACTCACTGACATCGATCATATTGACGACTGGAACCGAGCCATGGCAGGTCCACTGGGAGCGTCCTTGAAAAAAGCGCTGGGTGAGGAACTCGATGAAACGATCTAA
- a CDS encoding response regulator transcription factor produces the protein MNTPIQVLLVEDHAGYREVISRTIQAADQVELLKQFGTAEIALREIQCVGPQKTPDVILLDLNLPGMSGIEAIPWFKKYLPEANVIILTQSDQEQDVLDAIALGASGYLLKSSTAKQVIEGIQIVAGGGASLDPSVAKFILKTMQQRQPDEEPKKELSGRELEILALLGDGLVKKEIAEQLGISVTTVAYHIKHIYQKLEVQNAPSAVAKGYRSGLL, from the coding sequence ATGAATACTCCTATCCAAGTCCTGCTCGTTGAAGATCATGCAGGTTACCGCGAGGTGATCAGTCGCACGATTCAAGCTGCTGATCAGGTCGAATTGCTCAAGCAGTTCGGCACGGCGGAAATTGCCCTGCGTGAGATTCAATGTGTGGGTCCGCAGAAGACACCCGATGTGATTCTGCTCGATCTGAATTTGCCGGGCATGTCGGGGATCGAGGCAATCCCATGGTTTAAGAAATACCTTCCGGAGGCGAATGTCATCATCCTCACTCAATCGGATCAGGAGCAGGATGTTCTCGATGCCATTGCACTGGGAGCATCCGGGTATTTGCTGAAGTCCTCAACGGCCAAGCAGGTGATCGAAGGAATCCAGATTGTAGCCGGCGGGGGCGCATCGCTGGACCCCAGCGTGGCCAAGTTTATTCTCAAAACGATGCAACAACGGCAGCCCGATGAGGAACCGAAAAAGGAACTGTCGGGGCGAGAGTTGGAAATTTTAGCTCTGTTAGGCGATGGTTTGGTGAAAAAGGAGATCGCTGAACAGTTGGGTATCAGCGTGACCACCGTGGCGTATCACATCAAACACATCTATCAAAAACTCGAGGTTCAGAATGCTCCTTCGGCAGTGGCGAAAGGTTACCGGTCAGGTTTGCTCTGA
- a CDS encoding sensor histidine kinase, producing the protein MFFFPLFRSLLTGWLGLLVASSADWAQGADLAELSLPQLERRLGEIDGELEQLARYSLRSGVGGIGFRSVSHAKDKSGEWVEVTLDRAYAVDEIVLVPTLWRDSKDGFRADGFPTSFRVLLGNGHEDEGVVIASYDESDALMPRIAPLIIPVDGRSATWVRIEATGLSQRAFDHRYVFQLSELMVFSGDRNVALQRPVSASSVHPRDLVHAWDIRFLVDGHMPYLMDAAHGEPSLAYIGSVTKHRSFSLDLGAVYPISAIHLHAVDQSATVPQAYAGRVGVPNMLLIEGATQPDFSDAVTLIDASLKGFTDIGPVMMWAVAEKGCRYLRISSPSAESNARFGFAEIEVISQGNNVALGRPVQAQEQDPRKLVPKNRTLAALTDGRNLYGHILPVKQWMGQLARRHMLEKERPLVVAALNQRYARQKSNLQLMSWLAALLAAGVGASILISRNVRLRQVNQMRERFAADLHDELGANIHTIGLLGDLAREAETREELIELLDRSRVYTERSGSTIRSWSQRLESRGLCEDLVQEMERSAESLLADLDHQWSVEGEENLHKLKARQRIYIFLFYKECLTNIIRHSGATRVETRLSVGPKSLVLSISDNGLGLDGEVPSSLKRRARLLGGKVRSMSCSENGTNITLELKLSRYRLFPSLIPAKFIPLDS; encoded by the coding sequence GTGTTCTTTTTTCCTCTCTTCCGATCGCTACTCACTGGCTGGCTGGGGCTCCTTGTGGCTTCCTCTGCGGACTGGGCGCAGGGTGCGGATCTTGCAGAACTCTCACTGCCGCAGTTGGAGCGGCGCTTGGGGGAAATCGATGGCGAGCTGGAGCAGCTGGCGCGTTACAGTCTGCGCAGTGGTGTCGGGGGGATCGGTTTTCGCTCCGTCTCCCATGCCAAAGACAAGTCCGGCGAGTGGGTGGAGGTGACTCTGGATCGGGCTTATGCGGTGGATGAAATCGTGCTGGTGCCCACACTGTGGCGAGACTCCAAGGACGGCTTTCGGGCCGATGGATTTCCCACGTCGTTTCGTGTGCTGCTGGGCAATGGGCACGAGGATGAAGGTGTGGTGATCGCGTCCTACGATGAGTCCGATGCTCTGATGCCACGTATTGCCCCGTTGATTATCCCGGTCGATGGCAGATCCGCCACCTGGGTGCGGATCGAAGCCACGGGACTCTCGCAGCGGGCCTTCGACCATCGTTACGTTTTCCAGCTCTCGGAGCTCATGGTGTTCAGTGGTGATCGAAATGTCGCCCTGCAGCGACCTGTTAGTGCGTCTTCGGTGCATCCGCGCGACCTGGTGCATGCCTGGGACATCCGTTTCCTCGTCGATGGTCACATGCCCTACCTGATGGACGCCGCTCATGGAGAACCCAGCTTGGCCTATATTGGATCGGTGACCAAACACCGTAGCTTTTCTCTCGATCTCGGGGCGGTGTATCCGATTTCGGCCATCCACCTTCACGCCGTGGATCAGAGTGCGACTGTGCCACAAGCGTATGCGGGACGAGTGGGGGTGCCGAATATGTTACTCATCGAGGGGGCAACGCAGCCCGACTTCTCCGATGCGGTCACCTTGATCGATGCGTCGCTCAAAGGCTTCACCGACATCGGTCCGGTCATGATGTGGGCGGTGGCGGAAAAGGGGTGCCGTTACCTGCGGATCAGCAGCCCGAGCGCCGAGAGCAATGCGCGCTTCGGATTCGCCGAAATCGAGGTGATTTCCCAGGGGAATAATGTCGCTTTGGGTCGACCCGTCCAGGCTCAGGAGCAGGACCCCAGGAAGCTTGTTCCAAAGAACCGCACGCTGGCAGCTCTGACAGACGGGAGGAACTTGTATGGTCATATTTTGCCCGTCAAACAGTGGATGGGCCAACTGGCTCGACGCCATATGTTAGAAAAAGAGAGGCCATTAGTTGTCGCGGCACTGAATCAACGTTACGCGCGCCAGAAAAGCAATCTGCAGCTGATGAGTTGGCTTGCCGCCTTGTTGGCGGCTGGCGTCGGGGCGTCGATCTTGATCTCCCGCAATGTGCGACTACGGCAGGTGAACCAGATGCGTGAGCGTTTTGCGGCGGACTTGCATGATGAGCTGGGAGCGAACATCCACACCATCGGACTGCTGGGAGATCTGGCCCGGGAGGCGGAAACGCGCGAGGAACTTATCGAATTGTTAGATCGATCAAGAGTCTACACCGAGCGCAGTGGCAGCACCATCCGGAGTTGGAGCCAGCGGCTTGAATCCCGTGGTCTCTGCGAGGATCTTGTTCAGGAAATGGAGCGCTCGGCCGAGAGTTTGTTGGCGGATCTGGATCATCAATGGTCGGTCGAAGGTGAAGAAAATTTGCACAAACTGAAAGCCCGGCAGCGCATCTACATCTTCCTGTTTTACAAGGAATGCCTGACCAATATTATCCGCCATTCCGGAGCCACACGCGTAGAGACCCGGTTGAGCGTGGGGCCGAAGTCGCTTGTCTTATCGATCTCCGACAATGGTCTGGGGCTGGACGGCGAGGTTCCGTCGTCATTAAAACGGCGCGCGAGATTGTTAGGTGGTAAAGTCAGGTCGATGAGTTGCTCGGAAAATGGAACAAACATCACCCTGGAGCTCAAGCTGTCTCGCTACCGTCTTTTTCCCTCCTTGATCCCTGCTAAATTCATCCCACTCGATTCATGA
- a CDS encoding arylsulfatase, with translation MKSTESPQRHRRLCHGIKSSFTLCASVLVSFGAASIAEAKPLAGTKPNIIMVITDDQGMGDLSCMGNEVVRTPAIDRFYQKSTRFTDFQVSPTCAPTRAAIMSGRAPFKNGVTHTIFQRERMALSTFTLPQALQSAGYQTGIFGKWHLGDEEAYLPGNRGFNESLIHGAGGIGQVTLGDFPPNKQNVYFDNVLLYNDTIVKTQGYCTDVFFQSALAWIKKQHQAEHPYFAYIALNAPHAPLVAPKKYTQRFIDLGYDQGTAGRYGMIENIDSNFALLMKKLNAWQALDNTLVVFMTDNGGTHLRGKLNGQRVVHHNAGLRGGKNSPYEGGTHVPAFWQWRGVLGEGVDIDGLTAHIDLYKTFSDLAGAKLPNDMQAIDGKTLLPLLEDPKAEWPDRELFFHCGRWNTGQHEAAKYKKCAVRTQRWRLVNHKELYDIANDPGETTDVSEAHPEVVQRLRKSFDAWWQSTLPLMVNEGLPKVPAKEQPLAIRYHKQLQEKGIPDWAPDAL, from the coding sequence ATGAAATCAACTGAGTCCCCACAGCGCCACCGCCGTCTTTGTCATGGCATCAAATCTTCGTTCACGCTTTGTGCCAGCGTGCTGGTGTCATTCGGTGCCGCAAGCATTGCCGAGGCCAAACCGCTGGCCGGCACGAAACCCAACATCATCATGGTGATCACTGATGACCAGGGCATGGGTGACCTTTCCTGCATGGGCAATGAGGTGGTGCGCACTCCGGCGATCGATCGCTTTTACCAAAAATCCACCCGCTTCACCGATTTTCAAGTCAGTCCCACCTGCGCTCCCACCCGGGCGGCGATCATGAGTGGTCGAGCTCCCTTCAAAAATGGAGTCACCCACACGATCTTTCAACGTGAAAGAATGGCACTCAGCACCTTCACCCTGCCCCAAGCACTGCAAAGTGCCGGCTACCAAACGGGGATCTTTGGCAAATGGCATCTGGGTGATGAAGAGGCCTACCTGCCGGGCAACCGAGGCTTCAACGAGTCGCTCATCCACGGCGCCGGAGGCATCGGCCAAGTGACCTTGGGCGATTTCCCCCCGAACAAACAGAATGTCTACTTCGACAACGTCCTGCTGTACAACGACACCATCGTAAAGACCCAAGGTTACTGCACCGATGTGTTTTTCCAATCGGCACTCGCATGGATCAAAAAGCAGCACCAGGCCGAGCACCCCTACTTCGCCTACATCGCGCTCAATGCCCCCCATGCGCCACTGGTCGCCCCAAAAAAATACACCCAGCGATTCATCGACCTCGGATACGACCAAGGCACAGCCGGTCGCTACGGTATGATCGAGAACATCGACAGCAACTTTGCTCTGCTGATGAAAAAACTCAACGCATGGCAAGCGCTGGACAACACACTCGTTGTTTTCATGACCGACAACGGCGGCACCCACCTGAGAGGAAAACTCAACGGGCAGCGCGTGGTGCATCACAACGCGGGATTACGAGGCGGCAAGAACTCGCCTTACGAGGGAGGCACCCACGTGCCAGCCTTCTGGCAGTGGCGCGGCGTGCTTGGAGAAGGGGTTGATATCGACGGCCTCACCGCCCATATTGATCTCTACAAAACCTTCAGCGATCTCGCCGGAGCCAAGCTACCTAACGACATGCAGGCCATCGATGGAAAAACTCTGCTTCCTCTGCTCGAAGACCCGAAAGCCGAATGGCCGGATCGTGAGTTATTCTTCCACTGCGGTCGCTGGAACACGGGCCAACACGAGGCGGCGAAATACAAAAAATGCGCTGTCCGCACCCAGCGTTGGCGCCTGGTGAACCACAAGGAACTTTACGACATCGCCAACGACCCAGGCGAGACCACCGACGTCTCCGAAGCTCATCCGGAGGTGGTGCAGCGACTGAGAAAATCTTTCGACGCCTGGTGGCAGTCCACCCTTCCCCTCATGGTCAATGAAGGCCTGCCGAAAGTCCCCGCCAAAGAACAACCACTCGCCATCCGCTACCACAAACAACTTCAGGAAAAAGGCATCCCTGATTGGGCGCCCGACGCTCTCTAA